The proteins below come from a single Cannabis sativa cultivar Pink pepper isolate KNU-18-1 chromosome 3, ASM2916894v1, whole genome shotgun sequence genomic window:
- the LOC115709974 gene encoding uncharacterized protein LOC115709974 isoform X1, whose translation MGRFSAKTDYEDLRNARILENQARLKTIGLQKTISELRSIVSSSKPAKRPWTKKVYDLSSLRRSRRLKRSSSSDLTPIQIQSSLRRRSSRLSSDIIQLDSAGELFDDESEDERTVGGKIRPANMPWVKIKGSGAALQLSPEASALRCSSRGRGGVYNSVVGICCHFCRQKKLCGEEDCKRCGNLDVDEPCIGKTDCSVCHSSNGVLCRACLKVRYGEEMEEVRENKEWMCPHCIEEKGINQYWICNSSICLKRRKMAPTGIAIYTAKELGYKSVAHLVMDKLKGTIKG comes from the exons ATGGGAAGATTCAGTGCCAAAACTGACTACGAAGATCTCAGAAACGCTCGAATCTTGGAAAATCAG GCTCGTTTGAAAACGATCGGATTGCAAAAAACTATATCGGAACTTCGATCTATAGTTTCATCTTCAAAACCAGCCAAGAGACCATGGACGAAGAAGGTTTACGACTTGTCGTCTTTGAGGCGTTCTCGTCGTTTAAAGCGGTCGTCTTCTTCTGATCTAACTCCGATTCAGATTCAGTCCTCTTTACGAAGACGATCTTCTCGGTTGAGTAGCGATATTATACAACTCGATTCAG CAGGAGAGCTTTTTGATGATGAAAGCGAGGATGAAAGAACTGTGGGAGGAAAGATTAGGCCTGCAAATATGCCTTGGGTGAAAATTAAAGGCTCAGGGGCAGCGCTTCAACTTTCACCTGAAGCTTCAGCTTTGAGATGCAGTAGCAGGGGAAGGGGTGGTGTCTATAACTCTGTCGTCGGAATTTGCTGCCATTTTTGCAG GCAGAAAAAATTGTGTGGCGAGGAAGATTGTAAGCGGTGTGGCAATCTTGATGTCGATGAACCATGCATTG GAAAAACTGATTGTTCGGTTTGTCATTCGAGCAATGGTGTTCTTTGTCGAGCTTGTCTGAAGGTTCGATATGGTGAAG aaatgGAAGAAGTTAGAGAGAACAAAGAATGGATGTGTCCTCATTGCATAGAAGAAAAAGGAATAAACCAATATTGGATATGCAACAG TTCCATATGCCTGAAAAGACGAAAGATGGCTCCAACTGGGATAGCAATATATACAG CTAAGGAGTTGGGATACAAATCAGTGGCACATCTTGTAATGGATAAGCTTAAAGGAACAATCAAGGGCTAA
- the LOC115709225 gene encoding probable inactive receptor kinase At1g48480, with amino-acid sequence MEPLRLPILLFLSILLLPLAKPDLSSDREALLSLRSSVGGRTLLWNVTLQSPCSWAGVKCENNRVVVLRLPGVALSGSLPKGIFGNLTALRTVSLRLNALKGSLPSDLASCTNLRNLYLQGNFFSGQIPSFIFTSLHDLVRLNLASNNFSGEIPVGLNNLTRLRTLYVENNQLSGLIPELKLPNLEQFNVSNNLLNGSIPVKLRTFKSDSFMGNTLCGGPLGLCPGDSNGSSPLPNGEVNIDGKSHKRKLSGGVIAGIVIGCVVAVLVILMLLIFLCRKSSNQRRSSADVAALKQPETELSRDKPPSTDADNGGFSNGNGYPVAATAAAAAMPVGNGNKGEATAVKKLVFFGNSSSRVFDLEDLLRASAEVLGKGTFGTAYKAVLEAGTVVAVKRLKDVNISDVEFREKIESVGAMDHENLVPLRAYYYSRDEKLLVYDYMPMGSLSALLHGNKGAGRTPLNWEIRSGIALGAARGIQYLHSQGPNVSHGNIKSSNILLTKSYNGKVSDFGLAHLVGPSTTPNRVAGYRAPEVTDPKKVSQKADVYSFGVLLLEILTGKPPTHALLNEEGVDLPRWVQSIVKEEWTAEVFDLELLRYQNVEEEMVQLLQLAIDCAEQYPDRRPTMSEVTSRIEELCRSNTKDEPQPDLVKEASDMSYR; translated from the exons ATGGAGCCATTAAGGCTTCCCATTTTGCTTTTCCTCtctattcttcttcttcctttagcTAAACCAGATCTGAGTTCCGATCGTGAAGCTTTACTATCTCTCCGTTCCTCAGTAGGTGGAAGAACTCTTCTATGGAATGTGACCCTTCAGAGTCCTTGTTCATGGGCTGGAGTTAAATGTGAGAACAACAGAGTCGTCGTTCTCCGACTTCCGGGAGTAGCTCTCTCCGGTTCTTTACCAAAGGGTATTTTCGGTAATTTAACAGCTCTGAGAACTGTTAGTCTTCGTCTTAATGCTCTTAAGGGTTCACTCCCTTCAGATCTTGCTTCATGTACAAATCTCAGAAACCTTTATCTTCAAGGTAACTTTTTCTCTGGACAAATCCCAAGTTTCATCTTCACTAGTTTGCATGATCTTGTTAGACTTAACTTAGCTTCAAACAACTTTTCCGGCGAGATCCCGGTGGGGTTGAACAATCTGACAAGGCTGAGAACATTATACGTTGAGAATAATCAGCTTTCTGGGTTGATTCCGGAGTTAAAGCTTCCCAATTTGGAACAATTCAATGTTTCGAATAATTTGCTTAATGGGTCTATTCCGGTAAAGCTTAGAACTTTCAAGTCGGATTCTTTTATGGGTAACACTCTTTGCGGTGGTCCACTTGGTCTCTGTCCCGGAGACAGTAACGGGTCTTCTCCTTTACCTAATGGAGAAGTCAACATTGATGGTAAAAGTCATAAGAGGAAACTTTCCGGTGGAGTCATTGCCGGAATTGTGATCGGTTGTGTGGTGGCGGTTTTAGTGATTTTAATGCTTTTGATCTTCTTATGTCGTAAGAGTAGTAACCAAAGGAGGAGTTCTGCTGACGTGGCGGCATTGAAACAACCCGAAACCGAGCTTTCGAGGGATAAACCGCCTTCTACTGATGCTGATAACGGCGGTTTTAGTAACGGTAATGGTTATCCGGTGGCGGCTACGGCGGCTGCAGCTGCAATGCCGGTTGGAAATGGGAATAAGGGCGAAGCGACGGCGGTTAAGAAGTTGGTTTTCTTTGGTAATTCGAGTTCGAGAGTGTTTGATTTGGAGGATCTGTTGAGAGCTTCAGCTGAGGTTTTGGGGAAAGGTACATTTGGTACTGCTTATAAGGCTGTTTTGGAAGCTGGAACTGTTGTGGCTGTGAAGAGACTTAAGGATGTTAATATAAGTGATGTTGAGTTTAGGGAAAAGATTGAGTCTGTTGGGGCTATGGATCATGAGAATTTGGTACCACTTAGGGCTTATTATTATAGCAGAGATGAGAAGCTTCTTGTTTATGATTACATGCCTATGGGAAGCTTATCTGCACTTTTGCATG GAAACAAAGGAGCAGGAAGAACTCCATTGAATTGGGAAATCCGATCAGGCATTGCGCTCGGTGCAGCCAGAGGAATCCAATACTTACACTCACAAGGTCCTAATGTCTCCCATGGAAACATTAAATCCTCAAACATTCTCCTCACCAAATCCTACAATGGTAAAGTCTCTGATTTCGGTTTAGCACACCTTGTTGGCCCTTCCACCACCCCAAACCGCGTTGCTGGATACCGAGCACCAGAAGTTACAGACCCGAAAAAGGTTTCTCAAAAGGCTGATGTCTACAGTTTCGGTGTCCTACTCTTGGAGATCTTAACAGGGAAGCCACCAACTCATGCCTTGTTGAATGAGGAAGGTGTTGATCTCCCTAGATGGGTTCAATCCATTGTTAAAGAAGAATGGACAGCCGAAGTGTTCGATCTTGAACTCCTTAGGTACCAAAACGTCGAGGAAGAGATGGTTCAACTCTTGCAACTTGCTATTGATTGTGCCGAGCAATACCCCGATAGGCGTCCAACAATGTCAGAAGTGACAAGTCGAATCGAGGAGCTATGTCGTTCGAACACTAAAGATGAACCTCAACCCGATCTTGTCAAAGAAGCTTCCGATATGTCGTATCGGTAA
- the LOC115711561 gene encoding uncharacterized protein LOC115711561, translating to MQILPNPNPYFYPLPFPTSATTSSSLTSRASNFFSANLTISYPNSPSSHRRNPPPISSAVRSSRTDYYSTLQVTKDASLQEIKASYRKLARQYHPDVSKSPGAEEKFKEISAAYEVLSDDEKRSMYDRFGEEGLQGVSDGSSGSSGVDPFDVFDTFFGGSEGFFAGMGEEGGFNFNSRSKKNQGLDIRHDLHLSFEESIFGGRREIEISCFEACNGCDGTGAKSSDDIKSCSTCGGRGGVIKTQKTPFGIMSQVSTCGTCGGDGKIITDYCRICGGNGRVQSKRTMDLVIPAGVSDGATMQMQGEGNFDSKRGIAGNLYIVLHVNSKQGIKREGLHLYSKINLHYTEAILGTTLKVETVEGMRDLHIPSGTQPGETVKLSRLGVPDINRPSVRGDHYFAVNVQIPKQISDSERPLLEQLASFQKSSKGFSYSSESKGTTEERFSKDKVRGKEGSRSKQETKRVSSLWELIKGFMGSRNSSERFATVSMDTSALPWRSTMSGSPFMVSVFIAFILTYTFTLLGKTFFPKVLHRKYPHSRRTLK from the exons ATGCAAATCCTTCCTAACCCTAATCCTTACTTCTACCCTCTTCCATTTCCCACCTCTGCAACTACTTCCTCTTCCCTCACTTCCCGCGCTTCCAATTTCTTCTCCGCCAACCTCACAATCTCATACCCTAATTCCCCTTCTTCACATCGACGGAACCCTCCCCCAATTTCTTCTGCTGTCAGGTCCAGCAGAACCGACTACTACTCCACTCTCCAGGTCACTAAGGATGCTTCCTTGCAGGAGATCAAGGCCTCTTATCGGAAACTCGCTCGTCAG TACCATCCTGATGTGAGTAAGAGCCCTGGAGCTGAGGAGAAGTTCAAGGAGATAAGTGCTGCTTATGAG GTTCTATCAGATGACGAGAAAAGGTCTATGTATGATCGCTTTGGCGAGGAAGGTTTACAAGGAGTGTCAGATGGTTCATCCGGTTCATCAGGG GTGGATCCTTTTGATGTTTTCGATACATTTTTTGGAGGATCAGAAGGGTTTTTTGCAGGCATGGGcgaagaaggaggtttcaattTTAATTCGAGAAGCAAGAAGAATCAGGGTCTTGACATTCG ACATGACCTGCATTTGAGCTTCGAGGAATCCATTTTTGGCGGACGGCGAGAAATTGAAATTTCTTGCTTTGAGGCATGCAATGGTTGTGATGGAACAGGAGCGAAATCTAGTGATGACATAAAATCTTGTAGCACTTGTGGAGGAAGAGGAGGAGTGATTAAAACTCAAAAAACACCGTTTGGAATAATGTCGCAG GTTTCCACATGTGGAACTTGTGGTGGAGATGGCAAGATAATCACTGATTATTGTCGAATATGTGGTGGTAACGGTCGAGTACAATCTAAACGTACAATGGATTTGGTGATCCCAGCTGGTGTTAGTGATGGAGCCACAATGCAAATGCAGGGGGAAGGTAACTTTGATAGTAAAAG GGGCATAGCAGGTAACCTCTATATAGTACTCCATGTAAATTCAAAACAAGGAATTAAAAGGGAAGGACTCCATCTGTACTCAAAGATCAATTTGCATTATACCGAAGCCATACTAGGGACTACTCTAAAG GTTGAAACTGTTGAGGGAATGAGAGATCTTCATATTCCTTCTGGGACTCAACCTGGAGAAACCGTCAAGTTATCACGCTTAGGAGTTCCCGATATCAATAGACCTTCTGTACGAGGAGATCATTACTTTGCTGTAAATGTTCAGATACCAAAACAAATAAG TGACTCGGAACGTCCACTCCTTGAACAATTGGCTTCCTTTCAGAAATCTAGCAAAGGCTTTTCTTATTCCTCTGAAAGCAAAG GGACGACTGAGGAGAGATTTTCGAAGGACAAAGTTAGAGGCAAAGAGGGATCCCGTTCAAAACAGGAGACAAAGCGTGTTTCATCTTTGTGGGAGTTGATCAAGGGGTTCATGGG AAGTAGGAACTCTAGTGAAAGATTTGCAACGGTGAGCATGGACACATCAGCATTACCATGGAGATCGACGATGTCAGGTTCCCCATTCATGGTTTCAGTATTTATAGCTTTCATTTTAACATATACTTTTACCTTGTTGGGAAAGACATTTTTCCCGAAAGTACTTCATAGGAAATATCCTCATTCTCGTAGAACGCTGAAGTAA
- the LOC115709974 gene encoding uncharacterized protein LOC115709974 isoform X2: MGRFSAKTDYEDLRNARILENQARLKTIGLQKTISELRSIVSSSKPAKRPWTKKVYDLSSLRRSRRLKRSSSSDLTPIQIQSSLRRRSSRLSSDIIQLDSGELFDDESEDERTVGGKIRPANMPWVKIKGSGAALQLSPEASALRCSSRGRGGVYNSVVGICCHFCRQKKLCGEEDCKRCGNLDVDEPCIGKTDCSVCHSSNGVLCRACLKVRYGEEMEEVRENKEWMCPHCIEEKGINQYWICNSSICLKRRKMAPTGIAIYTAKELGYKSVAHLVMDKLKGTIKG; the protein is encoded by the exons ATGGGAAGATTCAGTGCCAAAACTGACTACGAAGATCTCAGAAACGCTCGAATCTTGGAAAATCAG GCTCGTTTGAAAACGATCGGATTGCAAAAAACTATATCGGAACTTCGATCTATAGTTTCATCTTCAAAACCAGCCAAGAGACCATGGACGAAGAAGGTTTACGACTTGTCGTCTTTGAGGCGTTCTCGTCGTTTAAAGCGGTCGTCTTCTTCTGATCTAACTCCGATTCAGATTCAGTCCTCTTTACGAAGACGATCTTCTCGGTTGAGTAGCGATATTATACAACTCGATTCAG GAGAGCTTTTTGATGATGAAAGCGAGGATGAAAGAACTGTGGGAGGAAAGATTAGGCCTGCAAATATGCCTTGGGTGAAAATTAAAGGCTCAGGGGCAGCGCTTCAACTTTCACCTGAAGCTTCAGCTTTGAGATGCAGTAGCAGGGGAAGGGGTGGTGTCTATAACTCTGTCGTCGGAATTTGCTGCCATTTTTGCAG GCAGAAAAAATTGTGTGGCGAGGAAGATTGTAAGCGGTGTGGCAATCTTGATGTCGATGAACCATGCATTG GAAAAACTGATTGTTCGGTTTGTCATTCGAGCAATGGTGTTCTTTGTCGAGCTTGTCTGAAGGTTCGATATGGTGAAG aaatgGAAGAAGTTAGAGAGAACAAAGAATGGATGTGTCCTCATTGCATAGAAGAAAAAGGAATAAACCAATATTGGATATGCAACAG TTCCATATGCCTGAAAAGACGAAAGATGGCTCCAACTGGGATAGCAATATATACAG CTAAGGAGTTGGGATACAAATCAGTGGCACATCTTGTAATGGATAAGCTTAAAGGAACAATCAAGGGCTAA